A section of the Sedimentisphaera cyanobacteriorum genome encodes:
- a CDS encoding PAS domain-containing protein yields MFAIEKTAYFFNNWIGISSLGICSAAISRSFYFWLIIISIIALSVICIFLMILYSRKLSALRSKVKYGELRHQTVIRSLNDDIFEIDAANEQFLLYSVSKNMIPNEENKYTYRLDEVVESAHRSDKQKLSNLFSDMLTGMIDGCSMEYRVMKDGREKWGHIRARTVSYNHSGRPERILGVCSDIDKRKKIEEKLNKQQELYKLTMESLNDAVFDYDLSRDEITFSSQWYNMLGYKPFSLKETFDKWIDLIHPDDKDSFQKTFIESVNKGKLFNIEYRMLKADGEYRWLLTRGKVVEFDQDDTPSRVLGTCRDIHQQKIAEQELRTREESLRKSKSELQDLNARLINSNESQRRYLAREMHDEFTQRLAVAAIEINKLEKMLAENSSPAIIDKITAVKTDILELSEDIRKLSRHIHPSLLDDLGLVAAVRSEVSLVKEKRDLDIEVIDKGSFEDIDSNKALAVFRIVQEALRNVVRHSKAECVDVLLERKEASIEVSVEDDGIGFEIDLRKTKESLGLISMKERARLAGGELNINSKPGSGTVINLEIPVND; encoded by the coding sequence TTGTTTGCAATTGAAAAAACTGCTTACTTCTTCAATAACTGGATAGGCATTTCGAGTTTGGGCATATGCTCAGCAGCAATATCTCGGTCTTTTTATTTCTGGCTGATAATTATTTCAATAATCGCTTTGAGTGTTATATGTATCTTTCTGATGATACTTTACAGCAGAAAACTCTCTGCCCTGCGAAGCAAGGTAAAATACGGCGAGCTGAGACATCAGACGGTTATTAGAAGCCTGAACGACGATATATTTGAAATTGACGCGGCCAACGAGCAGTTTCTTCTCTATTCAGTCAGCAAAAATATGATACCGAATGAAGAAAATAAATACACTTATAGGCTTGACGAGGTGGTTGAGTCTGCCCATCGCTCGGACAAACAGAAACTTTCGAATCTTTTCTCCGATATGCTCACAGGTATGATAGACGGCTGTTCAATGGAATATAGAGTGATGAAAGACGGCCGCGAGAAATGGGGGCACATTCGGGCAAGAACTGTAAGCTACAATCACAGCGGAAGACCCGAACGGATACTGGGTGTATGTTCAGATATAGACAAACGCAAAAAAATCGAGGAAAAACTCAATAAGCAGCAGGAGCTATACAAGCTCACAATGGAATCTTTGAACGATGCGGTTTTTGATTACGATTTGAGCAGAGATGAAATCACCTTCAGCAGCCAGTGGTACAATATGCTGGGCTACAAGCCTTTCTCATTAAAAGAAACATTCGACAAATGGATCGATCTTATCCATCCGGACGACAAAGATTCATTTCAAAAGACTTTCATTGAATCAGTTAATAAAGGCAAATTATTTAACATTGAATACAGGATGCTCAAGGCAGACGGCGAATACCGCTGGCTTCTGACAAGGGGCAAGGTAGTAGAATTCGATCAGGACGACACCCCATCGAGGGTTCTTGGAACTTGCAGGGATATCCACCAGCAGAAAATAGCCGAGCAGGAGCTCAGAACAAGGGAGGAAAGCCTTAGGAAGAGCAAATCTGAACTGCAGGACCTCAACGCCAGGCTGATAAACTCCAACGAATCCCAAAGGCGGTATCTTGCAAGGGAAATGCACGACGAATTCACCCAGCGGCTTGCTGTAGCAGCGATAGAGATTAACAAGCTGGAAAAAATGTTAGCGGAAAATTCCAGCCCTGCTATAATTGACAAAATAACTGCTGTAAAAACTGACATACTTGAGCTTTCAGAAGACATAAGGAAACTTTCAAGACATATTCATCCTTCTCTTCTGGACGACCTCGGCCTTGTGGCAGCGGTGAGGTCAGAGGTTTCGCTGGTGAAGGAAAAAAGAGACCTTGATATTGAAGTAATAGACAAGGGCTCATTTGAAGATATAGACAGCAATAAAGCTCTTGCAGTGTTTCGAATTGTGCAGGAAGCTCTTCGCAATGTCGTAAGACATTCGAAAGCAGAATGCGTTGACGTGCTTTTAGAAAGAAAAGAAGCCTCTATTGAAGTTTCAGTAGAGGATGACGGAATAGGCTTTGAAATAGATTTGAGAAAAACTAAGGAATCTCTGGGACTGATTAGTATGAAGGAAAGAGCCAGACTTGCAGGCGGCGAGTTGAACATTAATTCTAAACCAGGCAGCGGAACAGTTATTAATTTGGAGATACCCGTAAATGACTGA
- a CDS encoding CNNM domain-containing protein, whose translation MILGVLLLFFLFVFMSAFFSGCETGLYSASKVRINVGAESGEKRYKNLLELINEPAELIFTILTGNNIATLAVSWCGTFIFSAYWPENAELINTCAAAPLLFIFGEVVPKTLFLSRPEPLMLKCSYPLLLIHRFLGKIRIRGFFKKISGFFERIFDISSDNEYYRITSRMTKVFDATIEEGYLSSIQRSIISRTSAITRLKVSQVMIRKEEIVSVSIDAGRDELLEIMQKHPFTRLPVYRINRNDMEGYVNIYELLSKPETDFSIAGSMLKIHTYNTNEPVISAMKDMNENGRQIALVEKAGSKSKRIVGLITLKDLAEELTGELEAF comes from the coding sequence ATGATACTTGGAGTTTTGTTACTATTTTTTCTTTTTGTCTTTATGAGCGCATTCTTCTCAGGGTGCGAAACCGGGCTCTACAGTGCGAGCAAGGTTCGCATAAATGTTGGTGCGGAGTCCGGCGAAAAAAGATACAAGAATTTGCTTGAGCTTATCAATGAGCCAGCGGAGCTTATTTTCACAATACTCACAGGCAACAATATCGCCACCTTGGCAGTATCTTGGTGCGGAACGTTTATCTTCTCTGCTTACTGGCCTGAAAATGCTGAGCTCATCAACACCTGCGCAGCTGCCCCTCTGCTCTTTATTTTCGGTGAGGTAGTACCGAAAACCTTATTTCTCTCCCGCCCCGAACCGCTTATGCTCAAATGTTCTTACCCGCTTCTTCTCATACACAGATTTTTAGGAAAAATCCGAATACGCGGTTTTTTCAAGAAGATATCAGGCTTCTTCGAGAGGATTTTTGATATCAGCAGCGACAACGAATACTACCGCATAACCAGCAGGATGACAAAGGTATTTGACGCTACAATCGAAGAAGGATATTTAAGCAGCATACAGCGTTCAATAATCTCAAGAACTTCCGCTATCACAAGGCTGAAAGTATCGCAAGTTATGATTCGCAAAGAGGAGATTGTTTCGGTGAGTATAGACGCAGGCAGAGACGAACTGCTCGAAATTATGCAAAAACACCCCTTCACTAGACTGCCGGTGTATCGAATAAACCGCAACGATATGGAGGGATACGTAAACATATATGAGCTTCTCAGCAAGCCCGAAACAGATTTCAGCATAGCAGGGAGTATGCTCAAAATACACACCTACAACACCAATGAGCCGGTAATATCAGCAATGAAGGATATGAATGAAAACGGAAGGCAGATAGCACTTGTGGAAAAGGCCGGCTCTAAATCCAAAAGGATTGTAGGACTTATAACTCTAAAGGACCTCGCCGAAGAGCTCACAGGCGAGCTGGAGGCTTTTTAG
- a CDS encoding hemolysin family protein encodes METIIQQSPQIISLILLLAISGFFSGSETAFFNLSFTDRKKLRTSKTGETVLRLISRPKSLLNTLLFGNMIINVLYFSAAGQTAVALAGKGNTVLVTLYGIVSLFLLIIFGEIMPKSIAFSHSQDFCTLTAYPVYICQKLLAPIASVLNIVFIKPAVRLTAPAIPRADKIGLEHLRYLVKNSGKKGLINQEESELISRVMELGKSRVKEIMRPRVDIVMCEKDTEIEDVFELMRSCRVKKIPVYQNSVDNICGYVHQRDILTKNPDCISDVLRSTVFLPEQKSVESLLEFFLETKNEMAMIVDEYGGISGLATIKDVVESITSGFKGKDNSIEQISENKYRLSGSASLLEWLELIELPNIETDYSTISGFIISNTRKIPRKGDSVRYQNLKFTVEQVEENRIKTVLVELE; translated from the coding sequence TTGGAAACTATTATACAACAGAGTCCTCAAATTATATCCTTGATTCTGCTGCTTGCAATCTCCGGTTTCTTCTCCGGCAGTGAAACGGCCTTTTTCAACCTGAGCTTCACCGACCGTAAGAAACTGAGAACAAGCAAGACAGGGGAAACGGTTCTGCGCCTCATATCAAGGCCTAAGAGCCTTCTAAACACCCTTCTTTTCGGGAATATGATCATAAACGTCCTTTACTTTTCAGCCGCCGGTCAGACAGCGGTTGCTCTTGCAGGGAAAGGAAATACTGTTCTTGTTACGCTTTATGGAATAGTCTCGCTTTTCCTTTTAATAATTTTCGGCGAAATAATGCCTAAATCAATAGCTTTTTCTCACTCTCAGGATTTTTGTACGCTCACGGCATACCCTGTTTATATATGCCAGAAGCTTCTTGCTCCAATCGCATCTGTTTTAAATATTGTATTCATAAAGCCGGCAGTGAGGCTTACAGCCCCTGCAATCCCAAGAGCTGATAAAATCGGGCTGGAACACCTTCGTTATCTCGTAAAAAACAGCGGGAAAAAAGGGCTGATAAATCAGGAGGAATCCGAGCTTATCAGCAGAGTGATGGAGCTGGGAAAATCGAGGGTGAAAGAGATAATGCGCCCTAGAGTAGATATCGTGATGTGCGAAAAAGACACAGAAATCGAAGATGTTTTCGAATTGATGCGCAGCTGCAGAGTTAAAAAGATCCCTGTTTACCAAAACAGCGTTGACAATATATGCGGCTATGTCCACCAGCGTGATATACTCACAAAAAACCCGGACTGCATATCTGATGTGCTCAGAAGCACTGTATTTCTGCCCGAGCAGAAAAGCGTTGAATCACTGCTTGAATTTTTCCTCGAAACAAAAAATGAAATGGCAATGATTGTAGATGAATACGGTGGTATTAGCGGCCTAGCCACAATAAAGGATGTTGTAGAGAGTATAACATCGGGCTTCAAGGGCAAAGACAACTCTATAGAGCAGATCAGCGAGAATAAATACCGCTTGAGCGGATCTGCAAGCCTTTTGGAGTGGCTCGAGCTTATTGAACTGCCCAACATCGAGACAGACTACAGCACGATAAGCGGCTTTATAATATCCAACACGAGAAAAATCCCGCGCAAGGGAGACAGCGTTCGATATCAGAATCTGAAGTTTACAGTTGAACAAGTAGAAGAGAATCGGATTAAGACCGTTTTAGTGGAGCTGGAATGA
- a CDS encoding response regulator, with translation MAAKAENKPKILIVDDNVPNLELLQAYLEDIDCQTELSTDGYDALEKVKDGSVDLIILDVMMPRLSGFEVCSRLKSSPDTKNIPIIMVTALTELGDIERAINSGTDDFLSKPVKKLELITRVRTMLRIRDLTDKLERTLEYISEIESKLENN, from the coding sequence ATGGCGGCAAAAGCCGAAAATAAACCCAAAATATTGATAGTTGATGATAATGTGCCCAACTTGGAGCTCCTTCAGGCGTACCTTGAAGATATAGACTGCCAAACAGAGCTTTCCACAGACGGCTACGACGCTCTTGAAAAGGTTAAGGACGGCTCGGTAGATCTTATAATACTGGATGTTATGATGCCCCGATTAAGCGGCTTTGAGGTGTGCAGCAGACTCAAATCATCACCCGATACGAAAAACATCCCGATAATTATGGTTACAGCACTCACCGAACTGGGCGATATCGAAAGGGCAATCAATTCCGGAACAGATGATTTTCTCAGCAAGCCCGTAAAAAAGCTTGAGCTTATTACAAGAGTAAGAACTATGCTCAGGATAAGAGACCTAACCGACAAGCTCGAGAGAACGCTTGAGTATATATCGGAGATAGAATCGAAACTGGAAAATAATTAA
- the pyrH gene encoding UMP kinase: protein MSGLKYKRVLIKLSGESLCEKGGSGIDSGAAKLTAEKIKEAVQAGSDIAVVIGGGNLLRGAALSLSSDMIPRDTADYMGMLATVINGSALCEALKSVNVPAAVLSALPVKALNEEFTSAAAEMHFQAGEVVILSGGTGCPFFSTDTCAALRACQIRADLIVKATKVDGVYTEDPIKNPDAELIEKISFSEIISNDLKVIDHTAMTLCRENNIPLRVLNMFKKGNIIKAVQGERVGTEISA, encoded by the coding sequence ATGAGCGGATTGAAATACAAAAGGGTTCTCATCAAACTTTCCGGCGAGAGTCTCTGCGAGAAGGGCGGTTCCGGTATTGATTCCGGAGCAGCAAAGCTTACAGCAGAAAAGATTAAAGAAGCAGTTCAGGCAGGCAGTGATATAGCTGTGGTAATTGGCGGGGGGAATCTGCTCAGAGGAGCAGCGCTGAGCTTGAGCTCTGATATGATACCAAGAGATACCGCAGATTATATGGGTATGCTTGCTACAGTAATTAACGGCTCTGCCTTATGCGAGGCATTGAAGTCTGTAAATGTTCCTGCAGCGGTGTTGAGCGCTCTTCCTGTGAAAGCGCTGAATGAAGAATTTACATCTGCCGCAGCGGAGATGCATTTTCAGGCCGGCGAGGTGGTAATTCTTTCAGGCGGTACGGGCTGTCCATTCTTCTCCACCGACACCTGCGCGGCTTTGCGTGCCTGTCAGATTAGAGCAGACCTTATCGTAAAAGCAACTAAGGTGGACGGGGTTTACACCGAAGACCCGATCAAAAACCCCGATGCAGAGCTGATTGAAAAGATATCATTTTCTGAAATTATTAGCAATGATTTGAAGGTTATAGACCATACAGCAATGACACTCTGCAGGGAAAACAATATCCCTCTGAGAGTTTTGAATATGTTTAAAAAGGGAAATATAATTAAGGCCGTTCAGGGCGAGAGAGTAGGAACGGAAATCTCAGCCTGA